A region of the Planctomycetota bacterium genome:
TTCGGCCCGGACGAAATCCGCCTCTATGAATCCAACGACCACTTCGGGAACTTCTTCGAGTGCGTCCGGACGCGCCGGGAAACCGTCGCGCCGCCCGAGGCGGGCCACCGGTCCACGACGATCTGTCACCTGGCCCACTTGGCGGTCAAACTCGGACGCCCGCTGAAGTGGGACCCCGAGAAGGAAAAAATCCTCGGCGACGACGAGGCCGCCCGCTGGCTCGACCGCCCGAAACGGGAGCCGTGGCGAATCTGACGGAAAAGGAAAAAACGCATGGCGCGCAAGACGGGCGTTTCACGGAGAGGTTTTCTGAAAGGGGCCGCGGCGGCGGTGGCGGCGCCATACGTTCTGACGTCCATGGCCCTTGGGGCCGCGGGCCGGCCGTCGGCCTCCAACCGCATCGGCATCGCCCATATCGGCGTGGGCGGCCGAGGCGGCGGCCTCATGAGCGGCTTTCTGGGCAACGGCGATGTCCAGGTTCTGGCCGTCTGCGATGTCGATGACAACCGCCGCGCGGGCGCCAAGAAACGCGTCGACGATGCCTACAGCCAGCAGGCCCCCGGCACGTACGCCGGATGCAAGGACTACAAGGATTTCCGCGAGATCCTGGACCGGCCCGACATCGACGGCGTCGTCATCGCCACGCCCGACCATTGGCACGGCCTCCTGACGACCATGGCCGCCAGGGCCGGCAAGGATGTTTACTGCGAGAAGCCCATGGCCTCGACCATCGGCGACGGCCGCGCCGCCGCCGACGCCATCAAGCGCTACGGCCGCGTCTTCCAGACCGGCAGCCAGGAGCGATCCACCGGCACCACCCGTTACGCCTGCGAACTGGTCCGCAACGGACGCCTCGGCAAGATCCACACCATCCGCACCTGGCTGCCCACGGGCAACATGCGTTCCGGCGCCACGGGCCCCGAGCCGGTCCCCGAGGGGTTCGACTATGACCGCTGGCTGGGTCCGGCCCCGTGGGCGCCGTACCATTCCAGGCGGTGCCACGGAAACTTCCGCTGGATCATGGACTACTCCGACGGCGAACTGACCGACCGCGGCGCCCACGTCAACGACATCGCCTTGCTCGGCGCGGGGCCGCTGCTGGTCGGCCCAGTGGAGATCGAGGGGCGCGGCACATTCCTCACGGACCCGCTTTGGAACGTGCCGTACGAGTACCACATCGAGTTCACGTACGCCAACGGCTTGAAGATCATCGTCGACAGCGGCAACGCGCCAACCAACGCCATCTGCAACATCACTAAGGCGCATCGCGGCATCAAGTTCGAGGGCACCGAGGGCTGGGTCTTCGTCGCCATCCACGGCGGGGCGCTGGAGGCCGACCCGCCGGGGCTCCTGAAATCGGTCATCGGGGCCGGCGAGGTCAACCTGGGCCGCAGCCGGGGACACGGAGCCGACTGGGTCAATGCCGTCCGGACGCGCGGCCCCACCATGGCCCCGGCCGAGGATGGGCACCGAACCGCCTCGTTCTGCCACCTGTGCCTGACGGCCTGCCTGCTGAGGCGCAAACTGAAATGGGACCTCGTGCAAGAGAAGTTCATTAACGACGACCAGGCCAATCGGATGATGCCGGTGTTTCGTCCGGCGCGGGCCCCGTGGCACTTTTGAGGGCCGAGGGCTGAGGGGCGAGGCGAAGCCTGGTCAGCCACCTATCCTGAGGGGCGCGTGTTATTAGGGGCAGACGCATGCAGAAAACAAGTGCCATCACCCGCCGCAACCTCCTGAAGGGCGCAACCGCCGTTGCGTTAGGCGCGCCGTACATCCTGTCGGCGTCGGCCCTCGGCGCGGCAGGCCGCCCGGCTGCCGGCGAGCGGATCGTCATGGGCGCCATCGGCGTCGGCGGCCGCGGTACCGACAACATGCGGACGTTCCTCGGGTCGCCCGAGGTCCAGATGGTCGCCGTCTGCGACGTCTTCGAGGACCGTCGCCAGCGCGCCAAGGGCACCGTCGACAAGCGGTACGGAAGCGCGGACTGTACGGCCTACAATGATTTTCGCGACCTTGTGACCCGGCCGGACATTGACGCCGTCTGCATCGGCACGCCGGACCACTGGCACGTCCTGCACGCCCTGGAGGCCGTGCGGGCGGGCAAGGATGTGTACTGCGAGAAGCCGCTGGGCCTGAGCATCGAGCAGGGCAAAGCCCTCCGCGCCGCAGTGCGCCGCTACGGCCGGGTGTTCCAGTTCGGCACGCAGGAGCGCTCCAGTGGGAGCACGCGCCTGGCGGCCGAGATCGTGCTGAACGGCTGGATCGGCAAGGTCCACACCATCAAGGTCGGGACGCGATTCAGCCGCTCCTCGCCCAACTACCCGTCCATGCCGGTGCCCGACGGGCTGGACTACGACCTTTGGCTGGGACCGGCCCCGTGGGCGCCATACACCGCCAACCGCGTCTCGAACAGCCACTGGTTCCACATCAGCGACTACGCGCTCGGCTTTCTCGCGGGCTGCGGCATCCACACGATCGACATGGCCGCCTGGGGGAACGGGACGGACCGCACGGGCCCGGTCGAGGTCGAGGGCACGGGCGAGTTCCCCCGCGACGGCCTGTGCGACTGCGCCCTGGCGTGGAACGTGGACCTGCGGTTCGCTAATGGCGTCACGATGAACTTCACCGACGGTAACCAGAACCCGCTGGGCGTCCGCTTCGAGGGCTCCGACGGCTGGGTGTTTGTGAAGGAGCGGCACCTGGGCGGCACGGTGGATGCGGAGCCGAAGTCGCTGCTGCGCCGGACGGCCGGCCCGGACGAGGTCCGGTTGCCCGTCAGCAACAATCACCATCAGAATTTTCTGGAGTGCATCAAGTCGCGGCGGGACCCGGTGGCGCCGATCGAGGTCGCGGTCCGGTCCGACACGCTCTGCCAGTTGAGCGACATCGCCATGCGCCTGCGCCGGAAACTGAAGTGGGACCCCGTCCAGGAGGAGTTCGTCGGCGACGCCGAGGCCGCCCGCAGGATGGATCGGCCGATGCGCGAGCCGTGGCGGATTTAGAGGCGATGGAGCGATGGCACGAGACGGAGGCGTGACGCGCCGCGACTTTCTGCGGGGCGTGGCGGCGATTCTGCTGGCTTGGTCGGCGGGGCGGGCCGGAGCGAGGGCGGAGCCCGTGGGGCATTTGACACGGCGCCCTTCTTCTGCTTGAATCGTCCCAAGCCGTTGCCGCCGGTGTTCCTGGAACCCTGAACGCGAGGTGACGCATGCCGAAGAAGACGGTCCGTAGCGGAATCATCGGAGCGGGGTTCTCGGCCACCTTCCACTACGAGGCCGCCAGGAAGGTCTCGGGCGTCAACGCCGAGGTCGTGGGTGTCTTCGCCGCCAACGCCGACCAGGCCCGCCAGTACGCCGAGAAGCGCGGCATCCGGTGCTTCGAGACGCGCGAGGAACTCATCGACGCCGTCGACCTCGTCCACGTCTGCGCGCCGGTGGCGTTCCACGAGGAGATCACCGTCGCTGCCCTGGAGGCCGGCAAGGACGTGATCTGCGAGAAACCGCTGACGGGGTACTGCGGGGACGGGTCGGAGGGGTTCCACGGCGACACGTTCCCCAAGGAGACGGCCCTCGCGGAGGCGCTGGCGAGCGTCCGCCGCATGCTCGACGCCGAGGCCAAGAGCCGCGGCCGCATCTTCTATGCCGAGAACTGGGTCTACGCGCCAGCCATTCAGAAGGAGCGCGAGATCCTCGAGAAGACCGGCGCCCAGGTCCTGTGGATTCACGGCGAGGAAGCGCACAGCGGCTCGCACGCCCATACCTACGCCTTCTGGAAGTACAGCGGCGGCGGCGTGATGATCGGCAAGGGGTGCCATCCCCTGACGGCCGCCCTGTACCTGAAGCGTGTCGAGGGACGCGCCCGCAACGGCAACCCCATCCTGCCGAAGACCGTCACGGCCCGCACGCACGCGCTGACGCGGATGCCCACCTTCCGCGACGAGGGCCACATCCGCTGCGACTACCACGACATCGACGATTTCTCGATGATGCACGTCGAGTTCGCCGACGGGTGCATCGCCACCATCTTCGCCTCCGACATTATCCTGGGCGGCATCCACAACTGGCTCGAGGTGGCGGCCAACAACCACCGCGTCGTCTGCAACATCAACCCGAACACCGCCATGCAGGCGTACAACCCGGTGGAGGAGAACTTTCGCGATATCTACGTGGTCGAGAAGACCGGCACCAAGCAGGGCTGGTCGTTCCCCAGCCCGGACGAGGACTGGTTCACCGGCTACCCGCAGGAGATCGAGGCGTTCTAAACCTTCTGAGCGCGAGCCACGAGGAGCGCCTCCGTGAACCGGGCCCAATGGGACACCCTGCTGGCGGTCGTGAGGGGCTGGCGCGTGGACCCGCTCCCGGTCGGCTTCATCATCGACAGCCCCTGGCTGCCGAACTGGGCGGGGATGAGCATCCTGGACTACTTCACGTCCGAGCGCCTGTGGCTGGAGGCCAACTGCCGCGCCATCGACCGGTTCCCCGAGGCGATGTTCCTGCCGGGGTTCTGGTCGGAGTTCGGCATGTGCACCGAGCCGTCGGCCTTCGGCGCCAGGCCCGTCTGGTACGAGAACGAGTTCCCCTACGCCGAGCCGGTGCTTGGCGGCACGGACGAGATCGCGGACCTCGCCACGCCCGACCCGTCGCGGCACGGCCTTCCGCCGCTGGTGCTGAAGCGGCTGGTGCATGCGCGCCCGACTATCGAGGAGGCCGGCCACGCCATTCGCTTTGCCGTGGCGCGCGGGCCGATGAACATCGCGGCGTTCCTGATGGGCAATACCGAGTTCCTCGTGGCCATGAAGATCGAGCCCGACCGCGTCCACGCCCTGCTCGGGAAGGTCACGGACTTCCTGGTCGCCTGGCTCCGCCTCCAGGCCGCGACGTTCGAGACGATCGAGGGCATCTTCCTGCTGGACGACATCGTCGGCTTCGTCGGCGAGGACGACTTCCGGGCGTTCGCCGGGCCGTGTCTGGAGAAGGCGTTCGGGGCGTTCGAGGCGAAGGTCCGCTTCTTCCACAACGACGCACCGGGGCGGGTCTGCGCGCCGCACCTCGCGGAGGTCGGCGTGAACCTCTTTAATTTCTCGTGCGACCATTCGCTCGCCGAGATGAAGGAGTGGACGCGCGGGGAGGTGGCCCTTGTGGGCAACATCCCGCCGCGCGACGTCCTGGCCGCTGGCACGCCGGACGACGTCCGCGCAGCCGTGGCGGCGGCGCTCGAAGGCCTTTCGGACACGAGCCGGCTGGTCCTGTCGTGCGGCGGGGGCGTGCCCCCTGGCGTGCCGACCGAGAACATCGAGGCCTTCATCGCGGCCGCGCAGGCGCGGGATCCCGGGAAGGCGGATGAGCCGAGGCGAGGAGGGTGACGTGAGACGATGGCTGATTGTGGCCGCGATAGTGGGCCTTGGCGTCGGGCTGGTGTGGGCAGAGGAGCCGGCCGGCAGCGCCGGGCCGCTCGTGCCGAAGAGCGCAGCCGCTCGGCCGGCCAAGGCGCGCCGGCTTCTGGTTTTCAACCTGTGCCTGGGGTCCCGGCACGCGGTGATCCCATTCGCGGCCGAGACGATCACGAGGATGGGACGGGAGACGGGGGCGTATGAAACGGTCGTCAGCGAGGACATCGGCCTGTTCGAGCCCGACAGGCTAGCGCAGTTCGACGCCGTGTTCCTGAACCATACGACAGGGGAACTTTTCCTGTCGAAGGATCTGGATAAACTGCCGGTCGAGGCGCAAAAAGGGGCGCGGGAGCGCGACGAGCGGCTGCGCAAGAGCCTGGCGGACTTTGTGCGCGGAGGGAAAGGGCTGGCGGCTATCCACGCGGCGGCAGCGTGCTTCTACGCGTGGCCGGAGTTCGGCGAAATGCTCGGCGCCCGGTTCGACAGCCACGCCTGGGGCCAGTTTGTGGCCACGATCAAAATTGACGACCCGAACAGCCCGCTGACCGCCATGTTTCATGGCAAGGACATCCGGATCGAAGAGGAGGTCTACGTCTTTGCCGACAAACCCTCGCGAAAATCGTACTGGTTCGAGCGCCAGCCGTATTCGCGCGAGAAACTCCGCATCCTCCTGAGCCTGGATACGTCCGAGATGGATCCGGCAAAGCGCGCAAAGGGAGGACGCGCGGACAACGATTACGCGATCAGTTGGATCCGCCGATACGGCGGGGGCCGGGTGTTCTACACGGCGTTCGGGCATAACGAGAACGTCTACCGGGATGAGGCGATTCTTCGGCATCTTCTGGCGGGGATCCAGTTTGCCCTGGGGGACCTGGAGGCGGACGCGACGCCTAGCGCGACGCCGAAAGAAACCTCGGGCGCGGCGGAAAAAGAATTGGGACGGCGTAGCGAAGAGCGTGGCGAATCGGATTGAAGCGGAGGCGGCTTATGGCACGACAGGGAGGCGTTTCCCGGCGCGGATTTCTGAAGGTTGCGGCGGCGGCGGTGGCGGCACCGTACGTTCTGACGTCCTCCGCGCTGGGCGGGCCGGACGAGGAGGCCGCGAGCAACCGGGTCGGCATGGGCTGCATCGGCGTGGGCCGCATGGGAATGGAGGACCTGCGCGGGTTCCTTGGGCGGACGCAGATCGTCGCGGTCTGCGACGTGGACGCCAACCGGGCTGCGCGGGCGAAGGAGGAGGTCGAGAAACACTATGCCTCGCGACTGCGGCAGGGGGAGTACAAGGGGTGTGCGGCGTACGGCGATTTTCGCGACCTGGTGGCGCGGGACGACATTGACGCGGTGCTTGTCGTCACGCCGGACCACTGGCACGTAATCGCGACGCTGGAGGCGTGCCGGCACGGCAAGGACGTGTATGTCGAGAAGCCTCTGTCGCTGACCATCCGGGAGGGCCAGGCGGTGGTGGAGGCGGTGCGCCGTTATGGCCGGGTGCTCCAGGTCGGGTCGCAGCAGCGGTCCGACGCGCAGTTCCGATTCGCGTGCGAACTGGTGCGCAACGGACGCATCGGCAGGGTCCAGACGGTCCGCGTCGGCCTGCCGACCGATCCGGGGACAACCGTGCAGCCGGTCATGCCGGTGCCCGAGGGGTTGGACTACGATTTCTGGCTTGGGCCGGCCCCCTGGGCGCCGTACACGGTCGAGAGGGTGCATCCCCAGAAGGGGTACGGGCGTCCGGGCTGGCTGCGGATCTCGGACTATTCGGGCGGCATGATGACCGGCTGGGGGGCGCATCACGTGGACATCGCCCAGTGGGGCCTGGGGACCGAGCGGACGGGCCCTATCGAGATCGAAGGGCGGGGCGAGTTCCCGTCGGACGGTCTGTGGGACGTGCACGGCAAGTTCCGCGTGGAGTGCCGGTACGCCGACGGCATCCGGATGATCATCGACGACGGCCCGAACGGCGTGCGGTTCGAGGGAACGGAGGGGTGGGTGTTTGTGACCCGCGGCTCCATGGACGCCGAGCCGAAATCGCTCCTGAAGGCAAGGCTCGGCCCCGAGGAGGTTCACCTGGTTAAGAGCGTAAACCACCAGGAGAATTTCATCGCGTGCGTCCGGAGCCGGCAGGACCCTGTGGCGAACGTGGAGGTGGGGCACCGGTCGGCCACAATCTGCCACCTGGGCAACATCGCGATGCTGACCGGCCGCAAGATCAAGTGGGATCCCGACAAGGAACAGATTGTCGGCGATGCGGAAGCGAACCGCTGGCTCGACCGCCCGAAACGCGAGCCCTGGCGGATTTAGAGGCGATGGAGCGATGGCACGAGACGGAGGCGTGACACGCCGCCTAACGCCGGAAAACGTTGCCGCACACCCCTTCAACGCTCCTTTTCAACAATTTTCTTGCGGAACCGGTCGGGTCCGGTAGCATGGTGAGGTCCGCGCCCGCCGGGGCGTCGGCCCGGTGAGAATGACCGGAACTGCCGGGGCCCGAGGATGTTTAAGGGATATGCGAAAGGAGGCAGCATGTCGCTTTCGGATACTCGTCGCACGCGGCGGGAATTTTTGAGGACGACGGCTGCGGCGGCGGTGGCGGCGCCATACGTTCTGACGTCCACGGCCCTTGGGGCCGGAGGCCGCCCGGCCGCCGGCGAGCGGATCGTCATGGGCGCCATCGGCGTCGGCGGCCGGGGCATGGGCGACATGAATGCCTTCCTCGGCTCGCCCGAGGTCCAGATGGTCGCCGTCTGCGACGTCTTCGAGGACCGCCGCCAGCGCGCCAAGGACACCGTGGACAAGCGGTACGGAAGCGCGGACTGTACGGCGTACAATGATTTTCGCGAGATCGTTACCCGCGACAACATTGACGCCGTCTGCATCGGCACGCCGGACCACTGGCACGCCATCCCGACGATCTGGGCCTGCCGCCACGGCAAGGACGTCTATTGCGAGAAGCCCCTGTCGCTCACCGTCAAGGAAGGCCGGGCGATGGTCGAGGCCGCCCGCCGCTACGCCCGGGTCGTCTCGGGCGGCAGCCAGCGCGTGCTAGAGGACTATGGGGGCCTCGCGCGGGCGGTGCGCGGCGGGGCGGCCGGAGAGGTCAAGGAAGTGTACGTGGAAGTGGGCGGTCCGTCCCGGCCGTGCAACCTGCCGGGCGAGCCTGTGCCGCCGGGACTCGATTGGGAGATGTGGCTGGGCCCAGCCCCGTGGGCGCCGTACCATCGGGACCGGTGCTCGGCGGCGTACGGCGGGGGCACGGGGTTCCGCGCCTGGCGCGATTACTCCGGCGGCATGATGACCGATTGGGGCGGGCACAAGTTCGGCGGGGCGCTCTTTGCGCTGGACCTGGAAACGACCGGGCCCGTCGGGATCATCCCCCCCGACGGGAAGGACCACCAGTACCTGACTTACGTCTTCGCCAACGGCATCCGCATGTACCACGCGCCGGGGACCAAATTTAACATCACGTTCAAGGGGACGCTCGGCGAGGTCCCGGGCCGCCAGCCCGAACGGGCCGTCTCGATGCCCGGCTACAAGGGCAGGGGCGGGATCTACGGCGATTTCCTCCACTGCGTGCGGACGCGCGAACTGCCGTTCCAGGACGTCGAACGCGCGCACCGCGCCGCCACCGTCTGCCACCTCGGCAACATCGCGTACTGGCTCGGCCGGCCGCTGAAGTGGGACCCGGTGAAGGAACTCTTCGTCGGCGACGACGAGGCGAACCATTGGCTCGACCGCCCGAAGCGCGAGCCCTGGCGACTTTAACTCCGAGAAAGGACGGGGAACACATGACAGGCAAGCGACTGGCAGGGGTGGTGTTTCTGGCGGTGGCGGCAGGCGTCGTGGGCCTGGCGTGGAACAGTCTTCGCGGCTCCGAGGCCGCCGGCCCGGCCGAGACGACGACCAAACCGATCCGCGCGGTCATCGTCACCGGCGGGCACGGGTTCGACCAAAAGGCGTTCCCGAAACTTTTCGAGGGACACCCCGACATCGTCTGCGAGTTCAAGCCCCAGAAGGACGACAGCGAACTCTTCGAGGACGTCGCCGATTGGCCCTACGACGTCGTGGTCCTCTACAACATGACGCAGAAAATTTCGGAGAAGCGTCGGCAGAACTTCCTCGGCCTCCTGGACCGCGGCATGGGCCTCGTCGTCTTGCACCATGCGATTGCCGTCTTTCTGGACTGGCCCGAGTTTGAGAAGATCGCCGGGACCAGGTACTATCTGAAGGAAACGGTGGTGGACGGCGTCACGCACCCGATGGGCGCCTGGAAGGACGGCGTCAATTTCAAGATCCACGTGGAGGATGCGGAACACCCGATTACGAAAGGCCTCGCGGACTTCGAGGTTCGCGACGAGGGGTATCGTAACCAGACGTACGCGCCGGACAACCACCTGCTGCTTTCGACCGACAACGCGGCGAGCGAGAAACAAATCGCGTGGGTGCGGACGTACAAGAACGCGCGCGTCTTCTGCATGGTGATCGGCCACGGGCCGCAGGCCTTCACGAGCGAACCGATTCGCCGGGCTGTGGCCCGCGCCATCCGCTGGACCGCCAAACGTAACGTCGGGCGCGACGACGCCGCGCCGACCGAAGCCGCGTCCGGAAGGACCGGCCATACGGGATCTTCGGAAACCAGGTGATAAGGAGACCGCCGATGAGTCGCAACACCGCTGTTGTCGCTGCCGTGCTGGTGCTGGTTGGGATGGCCGGCTTCGCGCCGTTGGCCCGGGCCGCCGAGGGCGACAAGGCCTTTCAGGAATTGCTCTCGTATGACTGGGGCAAGGACCGAGGTCCCCTGGACCTGATTGAAAAGGCGGTCGTCGCGACGCACGGCGACGCGGCCGCGCGCGCCGGCCTGGAGAAGCGGCTGGCGGGCGTGCTCGGCGCCGGGGCGACGCGGGCCGCCAAGGACTTCGCCTGCCGCCAACTCTCTCTGATCGGCACGTCGGCGTCCGTGCCGGCGCTTGCGGCCCTCTTGCCCGACAAGGACCTGTCGCACATGGCCCGCTATGCGCTGGAGCGGATTACGGACCCGGCCGCAGGGAAGGCGATGCGGGAGGCGCTTCCGAAAGTGAGCGGCCTGCAGAAGGTCGGCGTCGTCAATTCGCTGGGCATGCGCGAGGACGCGGAATCGGCTGGCGCCCTCCTGCCGCTCCTCGGGGATTCGGACCCGCAGATCGTGGCGGCCGCAGCAGCGGCGCTGGGGCGGATCGGAACGCCCGAAGCGGCCGTCGCCCTTTTGGGTTTCAAAGCGAAAGCGCCCGCGCCTCTCCAGGCGGTCGTCGCCGATGCCTGCCTGAATGCGGCGGCCCGCGCGCTGAAGCGCGGCCAGGCTGATGCCGCCGCCAAAATCTACGAGACGCTCGACAGCGACAAGGAACCGGGGCACGTGCGGATGGCGGCGTTCCAGGGGATGGTGATGGCGAAGCCGGCCGAATCGACGCCGCGCCTCGTCAAGGCCCTGGGGGGTGACGACGAAGGGCTCCGGAGCATGGCGGTCCGCCTGATGCAGGAAGCGCCGGGCCCGGAAGCGACGAAGGCGTTCGCCGCTGCGCTCCCCCAACTGCCGCCCGTGGGCCAGGTGGCACTCCTGAAGGTGCTGGAAGGGCGCGGCGACCCGGCGGCCCGGCCGGCGGTCCTTGACGCGATAAAGAGCGCCGACGAAAGCGTCCGCGTGGCCTCCCTCAAGGCGCTGGGCGCCCTGGGCGGTGCGGCCGACGTGACGGTTCTGGCCGGCAAGGTCGCAGCGGGTGCCGACGCGGAAAAAACGGCGGCGGCCGAAGGCCTCACTTCCCTGAAAGGCAACGACGTGAACTCCGCGATCGTGGCCGCCATCAAGGGAGCGGACACGGGAACCCGGGCGGCGCTCGTCCGGAGCCTCGGCGCGCGCTCCGCTGTGGAAACCGTCGCGACGGTGATGGCGTGCGCGAAGGATCCGGATGCCGGGGTGCGTCTGGCGGCGCTGGAATCGGCGAAGACCCTCGCGGGCGAAGGCCAGGTGTCGGCGCTCGTCGGTTCCGTGAAGTCGGCCAAGGACGACGCGGAGCGCAAGGCGGCCGAGGAGGCGCTCCTGGCGGCATGCGGGCGCGGACGCGAGAAATGCGCCGTCCCCCTCGTCGCGGGTCTTACGGGGGCCGACGTGGCTTCGCGGATGGTGCTGCTGAGAGCGCTCGGGCGAGCGGGCGGGCCGCAAGCCCTTCGGGCGG
Encoded here:
- a CDS encoding Gfo/Idh/MocA family oxidoreductase; translation: MARKTGVSRRGFLKGAAAAVAAPYVLTSMALGAAGRPSASNRIGIAHIGVGGRGGGLMSGFLGNGDVQVLAVCDVDDNRRAGAKKRVDDAYSQQAPGTYAGCKDYKDFREILDRPDIDGVVIATPDHWHGLLTTMAARAGKDVYCEKPMASTIGDGRAAADAIKRYGRVFQTGSQERSTGTTRYACELVRNGRLGKIHTIRTWLPTGNMRSGATGPEPVPEGFDYDRWLGPAPWAPYHSRRCHGNFRWIMDYSDGELTDRGAHVNDIALLGAGPLLVGPVEIEGRGTFLTDPLWNVPYEYHIEFTYANGLKIIVDSGNAPTNAICNITKAHRGIKFEGTEGWVFVAIHGGALEADPPGLLKSVIGAGEVNLGRSRGHGADWVNAVRTRGPTMAPAEDGHRTASFCHLCLTACLLRRKLKWDLVQEKFINDDQANRMMPVFRPARAPWHF
- a CDS encoding Gfo/Idh/MocA family oxidoreductase, with amino-acid sequence MQKTSAITRRNLLKGATAVALGAPYILSASALGAAGRPAAGERIVMGAIGVGGRGTDNMRTFLGSPEVQMVAVCDVFEDRRQRAKGTVDKRYGSADCTAYNDFRDLVTRPDIDAVCIGTPDHWHVLHALEAVRAGKDVYCEKPLGLSIEQGKALRAAVRRYGRVFQFGTQERSSGSTRLAAEIVLNGWIGKVHTIKVGTRFSRSSPNYPSMPVPDGLDYDLWLGPAPWAPYTANRVSNSHWFHISDYALGFLAGCGIHTIDMAAWGNGTDRTGPVEVEGTGEFPRDGLCDCALAWNVDLRFANGVTMNFTDGNQNPLGVRFEGSDGWVFVKERHLGGTVDAEPKSLLRRTAGPDEVRLPVSNNHHQNFLECIKSRRDPVAPIEVAVRSDTLCQLSDIAMRLRRKLKWDPVQEEFVGDAEAARRMDRPMREPWRI
- a CDS encoding Gfo/Idh/MocA family oxidoreductase: MPKKTVRSGIIGAGFSATFHYEAARKVSGVNAEVVGVFAANADQARQYAEKRGIRCFETREELIDAVDLVHVCAPVAFHEEITVAALEAGKDVICEKPLTGYCGDGSEGFHGDTFPKETALAEALASVRRMLDAEAKSRGRIFYAENWVYAPAIQKEREILEKTGAQVLWIHGEEAHSGSHAHTYAFWKYSGGGVMIGKGCHPLTAALYLKRVEGRARNGNPILPKTVTARTHALTRMPTFRDEGHIRCDYHDIDDFSMMHVEFADGCIATIFASDIILGGIHNWLEVAANNHRVVCNINPNTAMQAYNPVEENFRDIYVVEKTGTKQGWSFPSPDEDWFTGYPQEIEAF
- a CDS encoding uroporphyrinogen decarboxylase, with the translated sequence MNRAQWDTLLAVVRGWRVDPLPVGFIIDSPWLPNWAGMSILDYFTSERLWLEANCRAIDRFPEAMFLPGFWSEFGMCTEPSAFGARPVWYENEFPYAEPVLGGTDEIADLATPDPSRHGLPPLVLKRLVHARPTIEEAGHAIRFAVARGPMNIAAFLMGNTEFLVAMKIEPDRVHALLGKVTDFLVAWLRLQAATFETIEGIFLLDDIVGFVGEDDFRAFAGPCLEKAFGAFEAKVRFFHNDAPGRVCAPHLAEVGVNLFNFSCDHSLAEMKEWTRGEVALVGNIPPRDVLAAGTPDDVRAAVAAALEGLSDTSRLVLSCGGGVPPGVPTENIEAFIAAAQARDPGKADEPRRGG
- a CDS encoding ThuA domain-containing protein is translated as MRRWLIVAAIVGLGVGLVWAEEPAGSAGPLVPKSAAARPAKARRLLVFNLCLGSRHAVIPFAAETITRMGRETGAYETVVSEDIGLFEPDRLAQFDAVFLNHTTGELFLSKDLDKLPVEAQKGARERDERLRKSLADFVRGGKGLAAIHAAAACFYAWPEFGEMLGARFDSHAWGQFVATIKIDDPNSPLTAMFHGKDIRIEEEVYVFADKPSRKSYWFERQPYSREKLRILLSLDTSEMDPAKRAKGGRADNDYAISWIRRYGGGRVFYTAFGHNENVYRDEAILRHLLAGIQFALGDLEADATPSATPKETSGAAEKELGRRSEERGESD
- a CDS encoding Gfo/Idh/MocA family oxidoreductase — translated: MARQGGVSRRGFLKVAAAAVAAPYVLTSSALGGPDEEAASNRVGMGCIGVGRMGMEDLRGFLGRTQIVAVCDVDANRAARAKEEVEKHYASRLRQGEYKGCAAYGDFRDLVARDDIDAVLVVTPDHWHVIATLEACRHGKDVYVEKPLSLTIREGQAVVEAVRRYGRVLQVGSQQRSDAQFRFACELVRNGRIGRVQTVRVGLPTDPGTTVQPVMPVPEGLDYDFWLGPAPWAPYTVERVHPQKGYGRPGWLRISDYSGGMMTGWGAHHVDIAQWGLGTERTGPIEIEGRGEFPSDGLWDVHGKFRVECRYADGIRMIIDDGPNGVRFEGTEGWVFVTRGSMDAEPKSLLKARLGPEEVHLVKSVNHQENFIACVRSRQDPVANVEVGHRSATICHLGNIAMLTGRKIKWDPDKEQIVGDAEANRWLDRPKREPWRI
- a CDS encoding Gfo/Idh/MocA family oxidoreductase, whose protein sequence is MSLSDTRRTRREFLRTTAAAAVAAPYVLTSTALGAGGRPAAGERIVMGAIGVGGRGMGDMNAFLGSPEVQMVAVCDVFEDRRQRAKDTVDKRYGSADCTAYNDFREIVTRDNIDAVCIGTPDHWHAIPTIWACRHGKDVYCEKPLSLTVKEGRAMVEAARRYARVVSGGSQRVLEDYGGLARAVRGGAAGEVKEVYVEVGGPSRPCNLPGEPVPPGLDWEMWLGPAPWAPYHRDRCSAAYGGGTGFRAWRDYSGGMMTDWGGHKFGGALFALDLETTGPVGIIPPDGKDHQYLTYVFANGIRMYHAPGTKFNITFKGTLGEVPGRQPERAVSMPGYKGRGGIYGDFLHCVRTRELPFQDVERAHRAATVCHLGNIAYWLGRPLKWDPVKELFVGDDEANHWLDRPKREPWRL
- a CDS encoding ThuA domain-containing protein, whose amino-acid sequence is MTGKRLAGVVFLAVAAGVVGLAWNSLRGSEAAGPAETTTKPIRAVIVTGGHGFDQKAFPKLFEGHPDIVCEFKPQKDDSELFEDVADWPYDVVVLYNMTQKISEKRRQNFLGLLDRGMGLVVLHHAIAVFLDWPEFEKIAGTRYYLKETVVDGVTHPMGAWKDGVNFKIHVEDAEHPITKGLADFEVRDEGYRNQTYAPDNHLLLSTDNAASEKQIAWVRTYKNARVFCMVIGHGPQAFTSEPIRRAVARAIRWTAKRNVGRDDAAPTEAASGRTGHTGSSETR
- a CDS encoding HEAT repeat domain-containing protein; the encoded protein is MSRNTAVVAAVLVLVGMAGFAPLARAAEGDKAFQELLSYDWGKDRGPLDLIEKAVVATHGDAAARAGLEKRLAGVLGAGATRAAKDFACRQLSLIGTSASVPALAALLPDKDLSHMARYALERITDPAAGKAMREALPKVSGLQKVGVVNSLGMREDAESAGALLPLLGDSDPQIVAAAAAALGRIGTPEAAVALLGFKAKAPAPLQAVVADACLNAAARALKRGQADAAAKIYETLDSDKEPGHVRMAAFQGMVMAKPAESTPRLVKALGGDDEGLRSMAVRLMQEAPGPEATKAFAAALPQLPPVGQVALLKVLEGRGDPAARPAVLDAIKSADESVRVASLKALGALGGAADVTVLAGKVAAGADAEKTAAAEGLTSLKGNDVNSAIVAAIKGADTGTRAALVRSLGARSAVETVATVMACAKDPDAGVRLAALESAKTLAGEGQVSALVGSVKSAKDDAERKAAEEALLAACGRGREKCAVPLVAGLTGADVASRMVLLRALGRAGGPQALRAVQAATKDADASVQDEAVRVLTGWSDASVAPALLALAKSAANEKHQVLALQGYVRIAGEQPTDDAKVKMLTEAMGLAKRPDDKKLVLGALSNVQTVESLRLVVPCLGDAALAEEASAAAVKIAGKVADSAKDLTLKAMQKVLQQSKNDNVRKEAEKILKKVGG